The following proteins are co-located in the Paludibaculum fermentans genome:
- a CDS encoding YVTN family beta-propeller repeat protein has product MKRLLLTMLAAAGCLPGADQLLVLHKLDDSFGFYDAASGRLEAKVAVGKKPHEFALSADEKFAFVTNYGADTYTETQQGGNTITVIDLAARKAVGEIGLGQYHRPHGIERGKSGLLYVTTDFPASLLIVDAKKSRIVKAIPLTGKLPHMVQLTKDERKAWTADAGSGTVSVIDLANRRQTTQLEVGGVPMGFALTTDEKNLFVATRTNNMVVQVDAVANKLKRKLGVPGEPARMAPSPDGRWIYVSLIGSGELAVLNAHTQLEVNRVPVGQRAEGLRLSDDGQKLFVSAQAENKVVEFSAPDLERVKEIATSAKPDPTYLLRERKR; this is encoded by the coding sequence ATGAAGCGTTTGCTGCTGACAATGCTGGCGGCTGCGGGATGCCTGCCGGGCGCGGATCAATTGCTGGTACTGCACAAGCTGGACGATTCCTTCGGGTTCTATGATGCGGCCAGCGGCAGGTTGGAGGCGAAGGTTGCGGTGGGGAAGAAGCCGCACGAGTTCGCTCTGTCAGCGGATGAGAAGTTCGCCTTCGTGACGAACTACGGGGCGGACACCTACACGGAAACGCAGCAGGGCGGCAACACGATTACCGTCATCGACCTGGCTGCTCGCAAGGCGGTAGGAGAGATTGGACTGGGCCAGTACCACCGGCCGCATGGGATCGAACGGGGCAAGTCAGGGCTGCTTTACGTGACTACGGATTTTCCCGCCTCCCTGCTGATCGTGGATGCGAAGAAGTCGAGGATTGTGAAGGCGATTCCGCTCACCGGCAAGTTGCCCCACATGGTGCAACTGACGAAGGACGAGCGAAAGGCGTGGACGGCCGATGCGGGATCCGGCACGGTGAGCGTCATCGACCTGGCCAATCGCCGACAGACCACGCAGCTCGAGGTCGGCGGAGTTCCGATGGGCTTCGCGCTTACGACCGACGAAAAAAATCTATTCGTCGCGACCCGCACGAACAACATGGTGGTGCAGGTGGATGCCGTGGCCAACAAACTCAAGCGCAAGCTGGGTGTTCCGGGCGAACCGGCTCGGATGGCGCCTTCCCCGGATGGCCGCTGGATCTACGTTAGCCTGATCGGGAGTGGAGAACTGGCCGTGCTCAACGCGCACACACAGTTGGAGGTGAATCGCGTGCCGGTGGGGCAACGCGCGGAAGGCTTGCGGCTGTCGGACGATGGGCAGAAGCTCTTCGTGTCGGCGCAGGCGGAGAACAAGGTGGTGGAGTTCTCAGCGCCGGATCTGGAACGGGTGAAAGAGATCGCGACTTCGGCCAAGCCGGATCCGACTTACCTGTTGCGCGAGCGGAAGCGCTGA
- the efp gene encoding elongation factor P: protein MIQATQLRPGMVIKFNNELHTVFTMNHRTPGNLRGFVQVKMRNLRSGTMFEHRFSSEDRVEKAILEEVEMEYMYDDGEYYYFMNTENYEQTHLTKDHLGGGVDFLIPQLKVHVEYYEGKPISVELPPSVDMKVVETEPGIKSGSVSNVGKPAKMETGLIVSVPQFVNEGDVIRVSTSEGSYQERVTN from the coding sequence ATGATTCAGGCGACACAATTGCGTCCGGGGATGGTCATCAAGTTCAATAACGAACTGCATACCGTCTTCACCATGAACCACCGTACGCCCGGGAACCTCCGTGGCTTCGTTCAGGTCAAAATGCGCAATCTCCGCAGTGGGACGATGTTCGAGCATCGCTTCTCTTCCGAAGACCGCGTCGAGAAGGCGATTCTCGAGGAAGTGGAAATGGAGTACATGTACGACGACGGTGAGTACTACTACTTCATGAACACCGAGAACTACGAACAGACCCACCTCACGAAGGATCACCTCGGCGGCGGCGTTGACTTCCTGATCCCCCAGCTTAAAGTTCATGTCGAGTACTACGAAGGCAAGCCCATTAGCGTGGAGCTGCCTCCCTCGGTAGACATGAAGGTGGTGGAGACGGAACCCGGCATCAAGAGCGGCTCGGTTTCCAACGTGGGCAAGCCCGCGAAGATGGAAACCGGCCTCATTGTCTCAGTTCCTCAATTCGTGAACGAAGGCGATGTCATCCGTGTCAGCACGTCGGAAGGCTCCTACCAGGAACGCGTCACCAACTAG